From Enterococcus mundtii, the proteins below share one genomic window:
- a CDS encoding QWxxN domain, with product MPGEDFNRRIGEFYNEFNMKDDPKERQNTMYDIASRLGQTPTDLLTPAGFLFIWSVLAGLRMPEDRPDQQRAVQDSGAVLEVDTHVEIQQIGNQVRMPALKSSSTFNPQKITPPLPTNTTQIKQNKLEVVSPLSDLADAAHQFSIDVHKLAYGISELIDCSTSEQAFHKKEYGLWENKNHTQIHFKTVCQNAIAASQTLNETRSNTTRSLQQFSFKKSTDANDPQQFNASNAAEKLKNFFQKTFEEKYQKNGTTTDVPVPENVTLSVTSFWNGLNEVFSSFFYQQEQIIDSLNHTDEKYNMLGHFTELLIQTFSSDPKTQEKSSDPLGKDNRKYERQHILKQQLLASDSKRQAAHGTEVSITAKLVALAKDFSEVFDRFVKRYDYLQTRIGAEAATIPTQSMDAPPLIETTNPTLIGLKSSEALSEATHEKINKIMLAYMENKPSPVPVNEPFTPFWYDQEVFGQRSETDKANERIRQAVCEQRSELCAIKDKPYNEFFLALQSWANRGASNHELLEKRQQLAKIILSAYGLSVVQLSAIRAINIFFQWETNNVFKPYTFTETKNIEINPIQKHNETVTENDLTNNLFIPVSASDYSMVLQITEAISQDIQPFDQSELLPVFHFDEPLFQQKNQTTDVNQILKSFFIGTGVVSQIDTDLELIKVVQNWAGRNWKNDQTIQSERAQYLAYLIHKGYGIENSRLGDFLSDIQLQAIYKQWKTNTLLAGYLYKEKTKQTIQYDLSPAETASILQVQKYLKENNQIYEDFILDRPDSIPKQTLIVPIYYHKQIFDMRENTQKANGEVGKFLYKEQMYFTTATPRQLVLLLQKWIFAGLQYEEICKRQNIAANMIVRAYGGAAVPLTDAESRAIVLQWENNNAQIGYTYKKGQDNRLGIDIEEIKKNQEQEHEEEVKKKIERFFLENDFKPTTQTNSQPKEVLHTTVDRIKLEKEKQRVAKFLTEKGVDCETTDADAFAKIVSSWVLLEGANQEVIDMVKMKQIAQVILGEEVDGVISNKGAEITFTNWLWDMIESNHLVLPTTTPSAIVDEKAESIPAVTINKWLDKKIMTQVETFFRQKGMLSTTQVSKEDVLSAMGEWFGQTGMDGRVSSEKVQAIAKVILKELKLYGGKPEEMISDRDAELTVMKWTVENVLGTTIEGYAAKKIIDSSDPSTFTIGQLRKSFSVEELIKADLINIPPKSATQQVDQKTGRQNNITKLWIMFMNRALPNYFLKSSEVGDDVLIADYDSLMQMTGSRILKDLGYLEKFNQTEIKSVGELFFESFRDKGIDTVEEISHLLVPATLAIAQLDPDILRGPIAKGDYQQVALSTFVNYLQRGYFELIKKQEMVNDLVLSYQTAVINWRQQSALVDEVLEECKKLGITVSLAGGQVYLAGGNPCPGPWIPPDINEWYMRLTKAVSESFYSLDQFLIRLAVDSFHKDELNFIFSSESRIYEAQAVLSHKARHSASGPGTSGFPPVFLAKEVEVETLLTLDETDLFVVILGGEERCYALKRLEKDGGYKLYRVDKDPMSYLRYGLFNRQDLWKNEFRKYGDKVLIRDKPYIFKLESNQNKLLLKGNAQEAFINHISGKHRDKVYRQLYDSGRETTMVTKIWDVFKHLIPFYDCVVGSMNKDIGEAVPSCMLDAVSLIPVLGQVTALNTRFVFGMARTIMKQGVAGIVRHSTRFLPRTSELRSIVVSAIRYADPGIEFLNDSSQALFKGLIRLKNQAFIRKELKEVVAKLEKFGIETHDWAKSYTQATLPNNGPEIRVKRVQDHLYVPVSDLKKGTVYGNHFTLRGTKLRLFEGPAVFFRRHKYLVNRISRKIPNRDVAVKELNLNPKAYGEATTLTVTGERDFRQTFIEMNKKLVPVRISTIENHGVRYDIHDRGAIYPVNFNGIEWYFEAETSPTVSLAVREKVGKELSQYESLLTPTTLSPPDENGLMWNSAGRSYIRIQEQYLPLVLLDKETNRYHLVKKNILAPMTVLRLDTNNGAFRFETPLEKANEKYPGTVQYNSPNSPQEGMSKKEDVGSARGKTVAQRNENSLYPPYNTLPESPNRWWGWYGMLNAIEYSPMQGISRLEDELVPIKPLDHFVPEPQRIVYIDEEKAQKSISDEIAKVLSLKPDDQFRVFSGLDISMVPESLRPFIEKLPQEFKNAIENFRIVKDVCLELLKVDKIAETAEGQYLINFLDVPPSVQQEKILKESVKRLLSIATKGEQFLRQSADWGFENIWIVSTDFVLDEKTHAYYSVSNDNPKAYAFVLKEDAECRIIIVADAFHKRPEILPGIQIAAPPEITITHETTHIVSGTYDVVKYGLTLTGFLPSGQNVKDDFLTRYSGFFEHPNFDQFVTGVAKQQNAPRLSKKTVVKAFQTDAMLFTNFKLTDAQLLATIMRDFANQNEFYNQPRVKRETKEEGLGDGKLFTVLAMMQTGNFFVLEQTKDLEKKQDLSEMMPTGSTQIRDEVADFARIISHGKKINKETNATATYQKSNDDFSVIPPDKNVERKQVVPKMPTEASAQKRDKAADFARIMRGDEDKNESHDHPRVKRETKEESGDGKLFPVATTMKTGDFLVIEQDKRLEKKQVVPKMSTEVSAQTRDGAVDFAKIISHGKKVSKETNATITYQQSIVKGKQVSL from the coding sequence ATGCCAGGAGAAGATTTTAATAGAAGAATCGGTGAATTCTACAACGAATTTAATATGAAGGATGACCCAAAAGAACGGCAAAATACGATGTATGACATTGCAAGTAGATTAGGTCAGACGCCGACAGACCTCCTGACCCCTGCAGGCTTCCTCTTTATATGGAGCGTTCTAGCAGGTCTACGGATGCCAGAGGATCGCCCTGATCAGCAACGAGCTGTCCAAGATTCAGGTGCGGTGTTAGAAGTAGATACGCATGTCGAAATTCAACAGATCGGAAATCAAGTACGAATGCCTGCGCTCAAGTCTAGCTCGACTTTTAACCCCCAAAAAATAACCCCGCCTTTACCAACGAATACTACTCAAATAAAACAAAACAAACTAGAAGTTGTCTCGCCGCTTTCGGATTTAGCAGACGCTGCTCACCAATTCAGTATAGATGTGCACAAATTAGCCTATGGTATTTCAGAACTTATTGACTGTTCAACGTCCGAACAAGCATTCCACAAAAAAGAATACGGCTTATGGGAAAATAAAAATCATACACAAATCCACTTTAAGACAGTTTGCCAAAATGCTATCGCCGCCTCACAAACATTGAATGAAACACGAAGTAATACAACGCGCTCTCTCCAGCAATTTTCATTCAAGAAAAGTACGGATGCAAATGATCCACAGCAATTTAATGCAAGTAATGCGGCTGAAAAGTTGAAAAATTTCTTTCAAAAGACTTTTGAGGAAAAGTATCAGAAGAATGGGACGACAACAGACGTTCCAGTACCAGAAAATGTAACTCTTAGTGTGACTTCTTTTTGGAATGGTCTAAATGAAGTGTTCAGCTCATTCTTTTATCAGCAAGAGCAGATCATTGATTCATTGAATCACACAGATGAAAAATACAATATGTTAGGGCATTTTACAGAGTTATTGATCCAAACTTTTTCTAGCGATCCTAAAACACAAGAGAAATCTTCTGATCCGTTAGGCAAAGATAATAGAAAATATGAGCGACAGCATATTTTAAAACAGCAGCTTCTGGCAAGTGATTCGAAAAGACAAGCCGCTCACGGAACAGAAGTGAGCATCACCGCAAAACTTGTTGCTTTGGCCAAAGATTTTTCAGAAGTGTTCGATCGTTTCGTTAAACGTTATGATTACTTACAAACAAGAATTGGCGCGGAAGCAGCAACCATCCCTACGCAGTCAATGGATGCGCCACCTTTAATTGAAACAACAAACCCAACGCTTATTGGACTGAAATCGTCGGAAGCACTCTCTGAAGCAACACATGAGAAAATCAACAAAATCATGTTAGCTTATATGGAAAATAAACCTTCACCTGTACCAGTCAATGAACCATTTACACCGTTCTGGTATGATCAAGAAGTCTTTGGGCAGCGCAGTGAAACAGACAAAGCAAATGAAAGAATCAGACAAGCTGTTTGTGAACAACGCAGTGAGTTATGTGCCATTAAAGATAAGCCATATAATGAGTTTTTTCTCGCTCTTCAAAGCTGGGCGAATAGAGGTGCATCAAACCATGAACTTCTTGAGAAGAGACAACAGCTTGCTAAAATTATTCTTAGTGCTTATGGTCTTTCCGTCGTGCAGTTATCTGCCATTAGAGCAATCAATATTTTCTTTCAATGGGAAACAAATAACGTGTTTAAACCATATACTTTTACTGAAACTAAGAATATTGAGATCAATCCGATACAAAAACATAATGAAACAGTCACAGAAAATGATCTAACCAATAATTTATTCATCCCTGTTAGTGCTTCTGACTATAGTATGGTCCTTCAAATCACCGAAGCCATCTCTCAAGATATACAACCCTTTGATCAGTCAGAATTATTGCCAGTTTTTCATTTTGATGAACCGCTTTTTCAGCAGAAAAATCAGACAACTGATGTGAATCAGATACTTAAATCTTTTTTCATCGGTACAGGAGTTGTTAGCCAGATAGATACCGACTTGGAGTTGATTAAGGTTGTTCAAAATTGGGCAGGTAGGAATTGGAAAAATGACCAAACCATACAGTCAGAGCGGGCACAATATTTAGCTTATCTCATCCACAAAGGGTACGGGATTGAAAATAGTAGACTAGGAGATTTCTTATCCGATATACAATTACAAGCAATTTATAAACAATGGAAAACTAACACGTTGCTAGCGGGGTATCTTTATAAAGAGAAGACGAAACAAACCATTCAATATGATTTATCACCAGCAGAGACTGCCTCAATTCTTCAAGTTCAAAAATATTTAAAAGAAAACAATCAGATCTATGAGGACTTTATCCTTGATCGACCAGATAGTATTCCTAAGCAAACACTAATCGTACCAATTTATTATCATAAACAGATTTTTGATATGCGAGAGAATACCCAAAAAGCGAATGGCGAAGTCGGCAAGTTCCTATATAAAGAACAAATGTATTTTACAACGGCAACACCACGTCAACTGGTTTTGTTGTTACAAAAATGGATCTTTGCAGGTTTACAGTACGAAGAAATCTGCAAAAGACAGAACATAGCAGCGAATATGATTGTGAGGGCTTATGGTGGGGCAGCTGTTCCCTTGACGGATGCTGAGTCACGAGCGATTGTGTTGCAGTGGGAAAACAATAACGCACAGATTGGCTATACGTATAAGAAGGGGCAAGACAATCGTTTGGGTATCGATATTGAAGAAATCAAAAAGAATCAAGAACAGGAGCATGAAGAAGAAGTTAAGAAAAAGATTGAACGTTTTTTTTTAGAAAATGATTTTAAGCCTACGACACAAACGAATAGCCAGCCAAAAGAAGTGTTACATACTACCGTAGATCGTATAAAGTTAGAGAAAGAAAAACAAAGAGTAGCTAAATTTTTAACTGAAAAAGGCGTAGATTGTGAAACTACGGATGCTGATGCTTTTGCGAAAATAGTCTCAAGTTGGGTACTGCTGGAAGGAGCAAATCAAGAGGTTATAGACATGGTAAAAATGAAACAAATTGCTCAAGTCATCCTTGGTGAGGAAGTAGATGGCGTCATTTCAAATAAAGGCGCAGAAATCACGTTCACGAATTGGTTGTGGGACATGATCGAAAGCAATCATTTAGTTTTGCCTACCACCACTCCCTCTGCGATTGTAGATGAAAAAGCAGAATCTATACCAGCAGTAACAATCAATAAGTGGTTGGATAAGAAAATCATGACACAAGTTGAGACATTTTTTCGTCAAAAAGGCATGTTGTCTACTACCCAAGTAAGCAAAGAAGATGTTTTGTCCGCTATGGGGGAATGGTTTGGACAAACAGGGATGGATGGCAGAGTCTCATCTGAGAAAGTCCAAGCGATAGCAAAAGTTATCCTGAAAGAGTTAAAATTATATGGTGGAAAGCCAGAGGAAATGATCTCAGATAGGGACGCTGAATTGACCGTAATGAAATGGACAGTTGAAAATGTCCTGGGTACCACAATAGAAGGGTATGCAGCAAAAAAAATCATTGATTCATCTGACCCATCTACATTTACGATCGGCCAGCTTAGGAAGTCATTTTCCGTAGAAGAATTGATAAAAGCAGATCTAATCAACATCCCACCGAAATCTGCCACTCAACAAGTCGATCAAAAAACAGGAAGACAAAATAATATCACTAAACTATGGATTATGTTCATGAATCGAGCACTACCTAATTATTTTCTTAAATCAAGTGAGGTTGGTGACGATGTATTGATCGCTGATTATGATTCTTTAATGCAGATGACTGGCTCTAGAATATTAAAGGATTTAGGGTATCTTGAGAAATTCAATCAGACAGAAATCAAATCAGTAGGCGAACTTTTTTTTGAGAGCTTTAGAGATAAAGGGATTGATACTGTCGAAGAAATTTCTCATCTTTTAGTTCCAGCGACATTGGCTATCGCTCAGTTGGACCCAGATATTCTCAGAGGTCCAATAGCAAAAGGGGACTATCAACAAGTCGCGTTAAGCACCTTTGTCAATTATTTGCAACGTGGCTATTTTGAACTAATAAAAAAGCAAGAAATGGTCAATGACCTTGTCTTATCTTATCAAACAGCAGTAATAAACTGGCGTCAACAATCAGCGCTTGTGGATGAAGTACTGGAAGAGTGCAAAAAACTCGGTATCACGGTTAGTCTTGCGGGTGGGCAAGTTTATCTCGCTGGCGGAAATCCCTGTCCTGGTCCATGGATTCCACCAGATATCAATGAATGGTATATGCGGTTAACGAAAGCTGTATCTGAATCATTTTATTCATTGGATCAGTTTCTGATACGACTTGCGGTGGATTCATTTCACAAAGATGAGTTGAATTTTATATTTTCATCGGAAAGTCGTATATATGAGGCACAGGCAGTGTTGAGTCATAAAGCAAGGCATTCGGCAAGTGGACCAGGAACGTCAGGTTTTCCACCAGTCTTTTTGGCAAAAGAAGTGGAAGTAGAGACGCTTCTTACCTTAGATGAGACAGATTTATTTGTAGTTATTCTTGGTGGAGAAGAAAGATGCTATGCGTTGAAAAGGCTTGAAAAAGATGGAGGATACAAGCTTTATCGCGTTGATAAAGATCCTATGTCATATCTCCGATATGGACTTTTTAATCGACAAGATCTTTGGAAAAATGAATTTCGAAAATATGGTGATAAAGTTCTGATCAGAGATAAGCCTTATATTTTTAAACTAGAATCGAATCAGAACAAACTTTTATTGAAAGGAAATGCACAGGAGGCGTTTATCAACCATATCAGCGGTAAACACAGGGATAAAGTCTATCGACAACTCTATGATTCAGGAAGAGAGACAACAATGGTTACAAAAATTTGGGATGTTTTCAAGCATCTCATTCCTTTTTACGATTGCGTGGTCGGTAGTATGAATAAAGATATTGGTGAGGCGGTTCCCAGTTGTATGCTCGATGCAGTGTCCTTGATTCCTGTATTGGGTCAAGTCACAGCCCTCAATACGAGATTTGTATTTGGTATGGCAAGAACGATCATGAAACAAGGTGTAGCAGGTATAGTACGTCATAGTACGCGCTTCCTCCCAAGAACATCAGAACTCCGATCAATTGTTGTTAGTGCTATACGTTACGCTGATCCAGGAATAGAATTTCTAAATGATAGTTCACAAGCCCTATTTAAGGGGTTGATACGTTTAAAAAACCAAGCATTTATTAGAAAAGAACTCAAGGAAGTAGTGGCAAAACTTGAAAAATTTGGAATAGAAACCCACGATTGGGCGAAAAGTTATACGCAAGCTACTTTACCAAATAATGGTCCAGAAATACGCGTGAAACGTGTGCAAGATCATTTGTACGTCCCAGTATCAGATTTAAAAAAAGGGACTGTTTATGGAAATCATTTTACATTGCGTGGAACAAAGCTAAGGCTGTTTGAGGGACCGGCAGTTTTTTTTCGCAGACACAAATATTTGGTTAACCGAATTTCAAGGAAGATTCCTAACAGAGATGTAGCTGTAAAAGAACTAAATTTAAATCCTAAAGCTTATGGGGAGGCAACTACATTAACTGTTACTGGAGAAAGAGATTTTCGGCAAACGTTTATTGAAATGAATAAGAAATTAGTGCCTGTCAGAATCAGTACAATTGAGAATCATGGTGTCCGCTATGATATACATGATAGAGGAGCGATATATCCGGTAAACTTTAACGGGATAGAGTGGTATTTTGAAGCAGAAACTAGCCCAACAGTTTCGCTAGCAGTACGTGAGAAGGTAGGAAAGGAATTAAGTCAGTATGAGTCATTACTGACTCCGACTACGCTATCCCCACCGGATGAAAATGGGTTGATGTGGAATTCTGCTGGGCGATCTTATATCAGAATCCAAGAGCAATACCTTCCATTAGTTTTGTTGGACAAGGAAACGAATCGTTACCATTTGGTGAAAAAAAATATTCTTGCACCGATGACCGTATTACGATTGGACACGAATAATGGTGCTTTTCGGTTTGAAACGCCTTTAGAGAAAGCCAATGAAAAATATCCAGGGACTGTCCAATATAATAGCCCTAATTCTCCGCAAGAAGGTATGTCAAAAAAAGAGGATGTAGGGTCAGCTCGCGGAAAGACAGTTGCGCAGAGGAATGAGAATTCATTGTATCCGCCGTATAATACCCTTCCAGAATCCCCAAATAGATGGTGGGGATGGTACGGTATGCTTAATGCAATCGAGTATTCGCCAATGCAAGGCATTTCAAGGTTGGAAGATGAATTAGTTCCGATCAAACCATTGGATCATTTTGTCCCAGAGCCACAAAGAATTGTCTATATCGACGAGGAGAAAGCACAAAAATCGATTTCTGATGAGATTGCCAAAGTATTGTCTTTGAAACCAGATGACCAGTTTCGTGTTTTTTCCGGTTTAGACATAAGTATGGTGCCGGAATCACTTAGACCGTTTATAGAGAAACTTCCTCAAGAATTCAAGAATGCCATAGAAAATTTCAGAATCGTCAAAGATGTGTGTTTAGAATTGTTAAAAGTAGATAAAATCGCAGAAACAGCCGAAGGTCAATACTTAATAAATTTCCTTGACGTGCCACCTTCTGTTCAGCAAGAGAAGATTTTAAAGGAATCGGTAAAGAGACTCCTTTCAATCGCAACCAAGGGTGAACAATTTCTGAGACAATCAGCAGACTGGGGATTTGAAAATATTTGGATCGTTTCGACTGATTTTGTTCTAGATGAGAAGACACATGCCTATTACTCTGTTAGTAATGATAATCCGAAAGCCTATGCCTTTGTATTGAAAGAAGATGCCGAGTGTCGCATCATTATTGTAGCTGATGCTTTCCATAAAAGACCAGAAATTTTACCAGGAATTCAAATAGCAGCACCTCCAGAGATAACGATCACGCATGAAACCACACATATTGTTTCAGGAACATATGATGTTGTTAAATATGGGCTAACGCTTACTGGATTTTTGCCGAGTGGACAAAATGTGAAAGATGATTTTCTTACAAGATACTCGGGTTTTTTTGAACATCCGAATTTTGATCAATTTGTTACAGGGGTAGCAAAACAACAAAATGCCCCTCGTTTATCTAAAAAAACGGTCGTCAAAGCATTTCAAACAGATGCTATGTTATTTACTAACTTTAAACTGACGGATGCTCAATTACTCGCAACGATTATGAGAGATTTCGCCAATCAAAATGAGTTCTATAACCAACCGCGTGTCAAAAGAGAAACAAAGGAAGAGGGATTGGGAGACGGCAAGCTATTCACTGTGTTAGCAATGATGCAAACAGGTAATTTCTTTGTGTTAGAGCAAACTAAAGATTTAGAAAAGAAGCAAGACTTGTCTGAAATGATGCCGACAGGATCTACTCAAATAAGGGATGAAGTAGCGGATTTTGCAAGGATCATAAGTCATGGTAAAAAGATTAATAAAGAGACCAATGCGACAGCAACTTACCAGAAGTCTAACGATGATTTTTCAGTTATACCACCAGATAAAAATGTAGAAAGGAAACAAGTAGTACCAAAAATGCCGACAGAAGCATCTGCTCAAAAAAGAGATAAAGCGGCAGATTTTGCAAGGATCATGAGAGGGGATGAGGATAAAAATGAGTCCCACGATCACCCCCGCGTCAAAAGAGAGACAAAAGAAGAATCGGGAGATGGTAAGCTGTTTCCTGTTGCAACGACAATGAAAACAGGTGATTTTTTAGTGATAGAACAAGATAAACGTTTAGAAAAGAAACAAGTAGTACCAAAAATGTCGACAGAAGTATCTGCTCAAACAAGAGATGGAGCGGTAGATTTTGCAAAGATCATAAGTCATGGCAAAAAGGTTAGTAAAGAGACCAACGCGACAATCACTTACCAGCAGTCTATCGTGAAGGGAAAACAGGTCAGTCTGTAA
- the rny gene encoding ribonuclease Y codes for MGLNILLAIIGLIVGLGLGFMVAKSRHEKEIAGAKTSAASILEGAKKEAETLKKEALLEAKEENQKYRSEVESELRESKLELKSQENRLIQREQTLDRKDDSLEKRENSLESKEEALSSKQQLIEEREKDVERLIEDQQKELEKIAGLSKEDAREVIMKSTEEELNHELTLMVKESEQRAKEEADRKAKNLLSLAIQRCAADQVSETTVSVVTLPNDEMKGRIIGREGRNIRTLETLTGIDLIIDDTPEAVVLSGFDPIRREIARMTLEKLIQDGRIHPARIEEMVEKSRKEMDERIREYGEEAAFEVGAHTLHPDLIKIMGRLHFRTSYGQNVLKHSVEVAKLSGILAAELGEDIQLAKRAGLLHDIGKALDHEIEGSHVEIGAELATKYKENPVVINAIASHHGDVEATSVISVLVAAADALSAARPGARSESLENYIRRLRSLETISNSFAGVESSFAVQAGREVRVMVKPEEISDLDAVRLVRDIRKRIEDDLDYPGHIKVIVIRETRATDYAK; via the coding sequence ATGGGACTCAACATTCTCCTCGCTATCATCGGTTTAATTGTCGGTCTTGGTTTAGGGTTTATGGTTGCGAAGTCACGTCATGAGAAAGAAATTGCTGGTGCAAAAACATCAGCTGCAAGTATTCTTGAAGGTGCAAAAAAAGAAGCAGAAACTCTAAAAAAAGAAGCATTGTTGGAAGCTAAGGAAGAAAATCAGAAATATCGTTCTGAAGTTGAAAGTGAGCTGAGAGAAAGTAAATTAGAGCTAAAATCTCAAGAAAATCGATTGATCCAACGTGAACAAACGTTAGATCGTAAAGATGACTCGTTAGAAAAACGAGAAAACTCACTTGAAAGTAAAGAAGAGGCACTTAGTTCAAAACAGCAATTAATTGAAGAGCGAGAAAAAGACGTTGAAAGATTGATTGAAGATCAACAAAAAGAATTAGAAAAAATTGCTGGTTTATCGAAAGAAGATGCAAGAGAAGTAATCATGAAATCAACCGAAGAAGAGTTGAATCATGAACTGACCTTGATGGTAAAAGAATCAGAACAACGTGCAAAAGAAGAAGCAGATCGCAAAGCGAAGAACTTGCTCTCATTGGCTATCCAACGTTGTGCAGCAGATCAAGTTTCTGAAACGACAGTGTCCGTCGTGACATTACCAAATGACGAAATGAAAGGTCGTATCATCGGACGTGAAGGACGAAATATTCGAACCCTTGAAACACTTACAGGAATCGATTTGATCATTGATGATACACCAGAAGCAGTCGTTCTTTCAGGATTTGATCCAATTCGTCGAGAAATCGCACGAATGACATTAGAAAAACTGATTCAAGATGGACGGATCCATCCAGCGCGTATCGAAGAAATGGTTGAAAAATCACGTAAAGAAATGGACGAACGGATTCGTGAATATGGAGAAGAAGCAGCCTTTGAAGTCGGCGCACATACGCTTCATCCAGATTTGATCAAGATCATGGGTCGTCTACATTTCCGAACAAGTTATGGCCAAAACGTGTTGAAACATTCGGTCGAAGTAGCGAAATTATCAGGAATCTTAGCAGCGGAGTTAGGCGAAGATATCCAATTGGCAAAACGTGCGGGCTTGCTTCATGATATTGGAAAAGCGTTAGACCATGAAATCGAAGGATCTCACGTTGAGATCGGTGCAGAACTAGCAACGAAATACAAAGAGAATCCAGTTGTGATCAACGCGATTGCCTCTCACCATGGCGATGTCGAAGCGACTTCTGTTATTTCCGTCCTAGTAGCCGCTGCAGACGCATTATCAGCAGCTCGCCCAGGTGCAAGAAGTGAATCATTGGAAAACTATATCCGTCGTTTGAGAAGCCTAGAAACAATCTCAAACAGCTTTGCCGGTGTTGAATCAAGTTTTGCTGTCCAAGCCGGACGTGAAGTACGCGTCATGGTCAAACCAGAAGAAATCTCTGATTTAGATGCGGTACGCTTAGTACGCGATATCCGTAAACGTATCGAAGATGATCTGGATTACCCAGGACACATCAAAGTAATCGTGATCCGAGAGACTCGTGCAACCGATTATGCGAAATAA